The proteins below are encoded in one region of Silene latifolia isolate original U9 population chromosome 2, ASM4854445v1, whole genome shotgun sequence:
- the LOC141631657 gene encoding ACT domain-containing protein ACR5-like: MKVMDVHDFAMEVAKAMIWPSVIIDNGSCEDVTEIRIKVENYNSHEILQRLVELLSEMNIVITNVYMCWDGSWGNWRRPMEVLNVTDSFGNKIRDQNVINYIKKELHAIKDGKSFVYCSVRESDKVAYSEAYCSIELTGTDKRGLCKVRGDRAGPYCEMMQAEICTHISQMLAIFRATSLVKQSSCQYLSLKPAQETTASFLFDTLFDRPIPPNLKLFYQNNASNKCTIMSSKIQKKVRVIRLPSVDGKGSKTSRIK; the protein is encoded by the exons ATGAAGGTCATGGACGTCCATGATTTCGCCATGGAAGTGGCTAAAGCGATGATCTGGCCAAG TGTTATTATTGACAATGGCTCCTGTGAAGATGTTACTGAAATCAGAATTAAG GTGGAGAATTACAACAGTCACGAAATACTTCAACGACTTGTCGAACTTCTCTCTGAAATGAATATTGTCATTACAAATGTATATATGTGCTGGGACGGTTCATGGGGAAACTGGAGAAGACCAATGGAAG TTTTGAATGTGACCGATTCATTTGGGAACAAGATTAGAGATCAAAATGTCATCAATTATATTAAGAAG GAACTTCACGCTATCAAGGATGGTAAGTCCTTTGTGTATTGTTCAGTGAGAGAGTCTGATAAAGTCGCATATTCTGAAGCATATTGTTCAATTGAGCTGACTGGAACTGATAAACGAGGCTTGTGTAAAGTGCGTGGTGACCGAGCTGGCCCCTACTGTGAAATGATGCAGGCCGAGATATGCACCCACATTTCCCAAATGTTGGCAATTTTCCGAGCCACATCGCTGGTAAAACAGTCATCATGTCAATATTTATCCCTGAAACCTGCCCAAGAAACCACAGCGAGTTTTCTGTTTGACACCCTCTTCGACCGTCCCATACCACCAAACCTGAAGCTATTCTACCAAAACAATGCAAGTAATAAATGTACAATTATGTCCTCGAAAATTCAGAAAAAAGTTCGTGTTATACGTTTGCCAAGCGTAGATGGGAAGGGATCGAAAACTTCAAGGATAAAATAG
- the LOC141631664 gene encoding ACT domain-containing protein ACR4-like, with translation MDVYESYRKLLKKFNTPSPRVVIDNDSFEAVTVIKVEISNRHGILIHAVKLLVEMNIVITKSCISLVGTDFYINFNVTDLCRNKIRDQKVLDYIKKAIEDDYSLRASMRKFDRVASSELHYSTELTGIDKQGLCKVCRALAGLDCETVNTEICTHFSGMFAICRAVSLIKQSSCRYIFLTCSQEAAESFLFETLFERPKPRNLEPNYQNYASNRCTSSSTVMSSRIQKKIRVMRLPSVNGKRSKTSRIK, from the exons ATGGATGTTTATGAAAGTTACCGGAAACTGTTGAAAAAGTTCAACACACCAAGCCCAAG AGTTGTTATTGACAATGATTCTTTTGAAGCTGTTACTGTAATTAAG GTGGAGATTTCCAACAGGCATGGAATACTTATACATGCTGTTAAACTTCTCGTTGAAATGAACATCGTCATTACAAAGTCCTGCATCTCTTTGGTCGGTACCGATTTCTATATAA ATTTTAATGTGACTGATCTTTGCCGGAACAAGATTAGAGATCAAAAAGTGCTCGATTATATTAAGAAG GCTATTGAAGATGATTACTCTCTTAGGGCTTCTATGAGAAAGTTTGATAGAGTTGCATCTTCTGAACTACATTATTCGACTGAGCTGACCGGGATTGACAAACAAGGTTTATGTAAAGTGTGTAGAGCCCTGGCTGGCCTGGACTGTGAGACAGTAAACACTGAGATATGCACGCACTTTTCTGGAATGTTCGCTATTTGCAGAGCCGTATCACTGATAAAACAATCATCATGTCGATATATATTCCTGACTTGTTCTCAAGAAGCGGCTGAGAGTTTCCTGTTTGAGACTCTCTTTGAGCGTCCAAAGCCACGAAACCTGGAGCCAAACTACCAAAATTATGCAAGTAATAGATGTACAAGCAGTAGTACAGTCATGTCCTCGAGGATACAGAAAAAAATTCGCGTTATGCGTTTGCCAAGCGTAAATGGGAAAAGATCGAAAACTTCAAGGATAAAATAG